A window of the Planctomycetaceae bacterium genome harbors these coding sequences:
- a CDS encoding SMI1/KNR4 family protein produces the protein MFHEAAAKMYAAFMSELCRFMIDAEIATDETIRGCTDAELRQLEQQLSISLPISMAECLRQIGHACGRLMDGDLFGADAFEGAREVAVELTAAKDSPWRLPEHMIPYLQHQGYEFLFVDPHAGDDPPVWLYVETEPEPKEWAPSFTAWLREAAISAVECKPWNEEVCREISLHRDDWTSRRKTLDEYDSEAGQIRRSLIARLSQRDRELGRITGPIEFQEIWNREFPQSELCRKLNTEGKRIPWGWISPREA, from the coding sequence ATGTTTCACGAAGCCGCCGCAAAAATGTACGCCGCTTTCATGTCTGAACTTTGCCGCTTCATGATCGATGCAGAGATTGCAACGGACGAGACCATTCGTGGATGTACGGATGCAGAACTCAGGCAACTCGAGCAACAACTGTCGATTTCCCTTCCGATATCGATGGCCGAATGCCTGCGACAGATCGGGCACGCATGCGGGAGGCTGATGGATGGCGATCTCTTTGGAGCGGACGCTTTTGAAGGGGCCCGCGAAGTTGCCGTTGAATTGACCGCTGCAAAAGATTCTCCCTGGCGATTGCCGGAACACATGATTCCGTACCTCCAGCATCAGGGTTACGAATTCCTCTTTGTTGATCCCCATGCAGGAGATGATCCCCCTGTTTGGCTCTACGTTGAGACAGAACCTGAACCAAAGGAATGGGCACCTTCTTTTACCGCATGGTTGCGCGAAGCGGCCATCAGTGCTGTGGAGTGTAAGCCATGGAATGAGGAAGTCTGCCGAGAAATCAGCCTGCATCGAGACGATTGGACGTCTCGCAGGAAGACGCTCGACGAATACGACAGTGAAGCAGGCCAGATTCGCAGATCTCTGATTGCCCGGTTGAGCCAAAGAGACCGTGAACTCGGCCGGATTACCGGACCGATTGAGTTCCAGGAGATTTGGAATCGGGAATTCCCGCAGAGCGAGCTGTGCCGTAAACTCAACACAGAAGGGAAACGCATTCCCTGGGGCTGGATCAGTCCCCGGGAGGCATAG
- a CDS encoding Gfo/Idh/MocA family oxidoreductase, with amino-acid sequence MTFSSSDSNSSADTTRRQFVGNAVAGIAATSALNAGLFAAEPGQAEKKQVTVGIMGVSRGSALARVFAKLEGVKVRYLCDTDSIRLKSAHESFAKTVDYDVRTTGDFRHILDDKNVDALIVAAPNHWHAPAGIMACAAGKHAYVEKPCCHNPAEGEMLIAAARKHKRCVQMGNQRRSGAKIVEAISLLHEGRIGRVYYSRSWYANLRGPMGTGMPEAVPDHIDYELWQGPAPRTPYQSNIVHYNWHWRWHFGNGELGNNGIHSLDLSRWGLDADYPERVTSSGGRYRFEDDQQTADTHLVSFEFPGKKQIIWEGLSCNRDGFYGDSFGVSFHGEKGSLRMNSWGYTLYDEKTKEIQKVDGQDGLEAHASNFIEAIRADDPTMLNSEIEEGYKSTLLCHLGNIAHRTGDTINVDPSNGHVIANPEADKLWARTYEPGWEPKF; translated from the coding sequence ATGACCTTTTCATCTTCAGATTCCAACTCATCTGCAGATACCACTCGCCGTCAGTTTGTTGGAAACGCTGTCGCTGGCATCGCAGCGACGTCGGCCCTGAATGCCGGGCTGTTCGCGGCAGAACCTGGTCAGGCAGAAAAGAAACAGGTGACCGTCGGCATCATGGGCGTGAGTCGCGGTTCGGCACTGGCGCGAGTGTTTGCGAAACTGGAGGGGGTGAAAGTTCGTTATCTTTGCGATACCGACAGCATCCGGTTGAAGTCGGCACACGAATCGTTTGCGAAAACTGTTGACTACGATGTCCGCACGACAGGAGATTTCCGCCACATTCTGGACGACAAGAACGTGGACGCTCTGATTGTTGCCGCGCCCAATCACTGGCATGCTCCGGCTGGCATCATGGCGTGTGCGGCCGGCAAGCATGCCTACGTGGAAAAGCCCTGCTGTCATAATCCGGCGGAGGGTGAGATGCTGATTGCGGCCGCTCGAAAACATAAACGCTGTGTGCAGATGGGAAATCAACGCCGAAGCGGAGCGAAAATTGTGGAAGCGATTTCTCTGCTGCACGAAGGGCGTATTGGTCGGGTTTATTACAGCCGTAGCTGGTATGCAAATCTTCGAGGGCCGATGGGGACTGGCATGCCTGAAGCCGTGCCGGACCACATTGACTATGAATTATGGCAGGGGCCGGCGCCGCGAACTCCTTATCAGTCCAACATTGTGCATTACAACTGGCACTGGCGCTGGCACTTTGGGAATGGCGAACTGGGAAACAACGGAATTCATTCACTGGATCTGAGCCGCTGGGGGCTGGACGCGGATTACCCGGAACGAGTGACATCTTCGGGCGGACGCTATCGATTTGAGGACGATCAGCAGACTGCCGATACGCATCTGGTTTCTTTTGAGTTCCCAGGGAAAAAGCAGATTATCTGGGAAGGCCTGAGCTGTAACCGGGATGGTTTTTATGGAGACAGTTTCGGCGTGTCATTCCATGGAGAAAAAGGCAGCCTGCGAATGAACAGCTGGGGCTATACCCTGTACGACGAAAAGACGAAGGAGATTCAGAAGGTGGATGGTCAGGACGGCCTGGAAGCTCACGCCTCCAATTTTATCGAAGCGATCCGTGCTGATGATCCAACCATGCTGAATTCAGAAATCGAAGAGGGCTACAAATCGACATTGCTCTGCCATCTTGGAAACATCGCCCATCGCACGGGTGATACCATCAACGTCGATCCATCGAACGGACACGTGATTGCCAACCCGGAAGCAGACAAATTGTGGGCTCGAACCTATGAGCCCGGCTGGGAACCCAAGTTCTAG
- a CDS encoding NAD(P)-dependent oxidoreductase, with the protein MALVEVVPGKTRIGWIGTGVMGASMCGHLMKAGFHATVYSRTKSKADSLLSNGAEWADSPKSVAENSDIVFAIVGFPSDVREVFLGENGALNGASAGNVLVDMTTSQPSLAMEISEVALAKGVHSIDAPVSGGDIGARNAALSIMIGGDEGVVNSLQPLWQAMGKTIVYQGPAGAGQHTKMVNQILIATGMIGVCEALLYGYRAGLDLPTVLKSVSSGAAGSWSLSNLGPRIIDNNFDPGFFVEHFIKDMGIALEESKRMGLSMPGLALGQQLYHAVMAQGFGRNGTHALQLALASLSGIDWKNRG; encoded by the coding sequence ATGGCACTAGTGGAAGTCGTTCCCGGCAAGACTCGAATTGGCTGGATTGGCACGGGGGTGATGGGAGCCAGCATGTGCGGCCACCTGATGAAGGCCGGATTTCATGCGACCGTCTATTCACGTACAAAATCGAAGGCCGATTCTCTGCTCAGCAATGGAGCAGAATGGGCTGACAGTCCCAAATCAGTCGCTGAGAATTCTGACATCGTGTTTGCGATCGTGGGTTTTCCGTCGGATGTTCGCGAGGTCTTTCTGGGTGAAAACGGAGCTCTGAACGGGGCGTCTGCCGGCAACGTCCTGGTTGACATGACGACAAGTCAGCCGTCTCTGGCGATGGAAATCAGCGAAGTCGCTTTGGCGAAGGGTGTCCACAGCATTGATGCCCCCGTTTCCGGGGGTGATATCGGAGCAAGAAATGCCGCGTTGTCGATCATGATTGGCGGCGACGAAGGCGTTGTGAATTCGCTTCAGCCTCTTTGGCAGGCGATGGGCAAAACAATTGTCTATCAGGGGCCGGCGGGTGCCGGCCAGCATACAAAAATGGTGAATCAGATATTGATTGCCACGGGAATGATCGGTGTGTGCGAAGCCCTGTTGTACGGATATCGGGCCGGGCTTGATCTTCCGACAGTTTTGAAATCCGTTTCAAGCGGTGCTGCCGGAAGCTGGTCCCTTTCAAATCTGGGACCGCGAATCATCGATAACAATTTCGATCCGGGGTTCTTTGTTGAACATTTCATCAAAGATATGGGAATCGCACTCGAAGAATCAAAGCGAATGGGACTGTCGATGCCCGGCCTCGCGCTTGGGCAGCAGCTCTACCATGCCGTGATGGCTCAGGGTTTTGGCCGTAACGGGACGCATGCACTGCAACTGGCATTAGCCAGTCTGTCTGGTATCGACTGGAAGAATCGAGGCTGA
- the dapA gene encoding 4-hydroxy-tetrahydrodipicolinate synthase, with amino-acid sequence MARKGEQFSGLTVALVTPMNSDGTVNESMLRDLVDFQIESGTDCVSPVGTTGESPTLSHEEHERVISIVCEQAAGRIKVMAGTGSNSTAEAIRLTKFAWSAGATAALMVAPYYNKPTQEGFFLHYKAVADAVDIPIVLYNIPGRTAKNMEPETICRISEACPNVVAIKESTGMMDQASQILSASDLTVLSGDDSLTLPLMSLGGSGVVSVVGNIVPKDVKQLIAAFMSGDIAGAQTIHHKLFPLCRDMLSLSTNPIPVKAAMGILGRDCGSVRLPMTPLSEDQITTLKATLTRYGLPC; translated from the coding sequence ATGGCTCGTAAAGGGGAACAGTTTTCGGGACTAACGGTGGCACTTGTGACACCGATGAACAGCGATGGTACCGTCAACGAAAGCATGCTGCGGGATCTGGTTGACTTTCAGATCGAATCTGGCACAGATTGCGTCAGCCCTGTGGGTACAACCGGCGAGAGCCCCACGCTTTCGCACGAAGAACACGAGCGAGTGATCAGTATCGTATGTGAGCAGGCAGCGGGTCGCATCAAAGTGATGGCAGGGACAGGGTCGAACAGTACGGCGGAGGCTATCCGACTTACAAAGTTCGCGTGGTCTGCAGGAGCCACAGCCGCACTAATGGTTGCCCCTTACTACAACAAGCCAACGCAGGAAGGTTTTTTCCTGCACTACAAAGCGGTTGCCGATGCTGTTGATATCCCGATTGTGCTCTACAACATTCCGGGGCGTACGGCAAAGAACATGGAGCCTGAGACGATCTGCCGTATTTCCGAAGCGTGCCCGAACGTCGTAGCGATCAAAGAATCGACGGGCATGATGGATCAGGCATCACAAATCCTGTCTGCCTCAGACTTGACGGTCCTTTCGGGGGACGACAGTCTCACACTTCCACTGATGTCTCTGGGAGGAAGTGGTGTTGTCTCCGTTGTCGGGAACATCGTGCCAAAAGACGTCAAGCAACTGATCGCGGCCTTCATGTCCGGCGATATCGCGGGTGCTCAGACGATTCATCACAAATTGTTCCCGCTGTGTCGGGACATGCTGTCGCTGTCAACAAATCCAATTCCTGTGAAGGCGGCAATGGGAATTCTGGGCCGCGATTGTGGAAGTGTGCGATTGCCGATGACGCCACTCTCCGAAGATCAGATCACGACTCTGAAGGCGACGCTAACAAGATACGGTCTGCCTTGTTAA
- a CDS encoding VWA domain-containing protein: MSAIHASRHDSEPTPELLDGDSSVWSVFYDMPAWGISLLVHVAIFVVLASLTFVTDFVPEFELTSEIAPEEIRPEEYVLNQEADVIGSESDMNIVGPSMAAAQHVGMESHREEIERLEEELINPAIAEPPSLPTPNESEAVEMIELTGTTEFAGGTEGAVDRITQEIAASLRQRKTLVVWLLDESGSLNDRREQIANRFENIYKQLGLMDVDTKEALKTGIIGYGQNVHVLQKEPSSDLPTLVSAVRGITEDKSGEEKVFTAIAEALKVYLPEKRRMRANMMLILVTDERGDDYHLLEDVVNRCAREDVKAYCIGNTSLFGREKGFVHAKWEVDGQAFEDDIEVDQGPETAAAEGLQIPFWTASARGLDRMSSGYGPYTLSRLCAETGGIFFIADQARGITFDPGVMRQYSPDYRPLKDYQKQLAVNMAKAALVNAAQLAINEKIPVPQLRFQANNDNVLREQITEAQKPGSTGLLSSAGADRFGTG; encoded by the coding sequence TTGAGCGCAATTCACGCGAGCCGACACGATAGTGAGCCCACGCCGGAATTACTCGATGGTGATTCATCCGTCTGGTCCGTCTTTTACGACATGCCCGCCTGGGGAATCAGCCTGCTGGTGCACGTTGCCATATTTGTGGTGCTCGCCAGTCTGACATTTGTCACGGACTTTGTACCGGAGTTTGAGCTCACATCGGAAATTGCACCGGAAGAAATCCGTCCGGAAGAGTACGTCCTGAATCAGGAAGCGGACGTCATCGGCAGCGAGAGCGACATGAATATCGTCGGCCCGTCAATGGCCGCTGCCCAGCATGTGGGCATGGAAAGTCACCGGGAAGAAATCGAGCGGTTGGAAGAAGAGCTGATCAACCCAGCCATCGCTGAACCACCATCGCTGCCAACGCCCAATGAATCTGAAGCGGTCGAAATGATCGAATTGACCGGCACTACCGAATTTGCGGGAGGGACGGAGGGCGCCGTTGACCGCATCACTCAGGAAATCGCTGCCTCACTGCGCCAGCGCAAGACTCTGGTGGTTTGGTTACTGGACGAGTCTGGCTCGCTGAATGATCGGCGAGAGCAAATTGCAAATCGATTCGAGAACATCTACAAGCAACTGGGGCTCATGGATGTTGATACGAAGGAAGCTCTGAAGACCGGCATCATTGGCTACGGTCAAAACGTTCATGTGCTTCAGAAAGAACCGTCGTCCGATCTGCCGACGCTGGTCTCCGCTGTTCGCGGAATTACCGAAGACAAGTCCGGTGAGGAGAAAGTTTTCACCGCGATCGCGGAAGCTTTGAAAGTCTATCTGCCTGAAAAACGCAGGATGCGAGCGAATATGATGCTGATCCTGGTCACGGACGAACGTGGCGACGATTACCATCTGCTTGAAGATGTCGTCAACAGGTGTGCCCGCGAAGATGTTAAGGCCTATTGCATCGGAAACACTTCACTGTTCGGTCGTGAAAAAGGATTTGTACACGCCAAATGGGAGGTCGACGGGCAGGCGTTTGAAGACGATATCGAAGTCGATCAGGGTCCGGAAACTGCCGCTGCGGAGGGCTTGCAGATTCCTTTCTGGACCGCCAGTGCTCGAGGTCTTGATCGCATGTCGTCTGGATACGGACCGTATACGCTGTCGCGGTTGTGTGCGGAAACCGGCGGAATCTTCTTTATTGCCGACCAGGCGAGGGGAATCACATTCGATCCGGGTGTGATGAGACAGTATTCGCCTGATTATCGCCCACTGAAAGACTACCAAAAACAACTGGCAGTCAATATGGCCAAGGCGGCGTTGGTGAATGCAGCGCAATTGGCCATCAATGAAAAAATTCCCGTGCCCCAGTTGCGATTTCAGGCCAACAACGACAATGTCCTTCGAGAACAAATCACGGAGGCCCAAAAACCTGGCAGTACTGGATTACTTTCTTCAGCGGGTGCAGACCGCTTTGGAACAGGGTGA
- a CDS encoding DUF420 domain-containing protein — translation MDVVVGGFGQVVIPSVGENLKPGFEVAHSNRVVLVNEDCIPVATFLATREEDMVQLRRILEGKKPFPEPSSISGITIGSPQAPINLEIRKADSNPESATDSVAETPAEEDANAVEASEQKESDETPEGQTSLLRSSRRDWDVPRDAILTAVWLQDPAQDAVLSSDSNPDTSATNEHSFNQTDPEPTDDGGPPTKSVESNNDRITRLMPAWAAALPDINAGLNLASTVLLLSGFVSIKRKNQTLHRNLMISAFVLSVAFLGFYLTYHYALGKYTETYGRQFVGSEMARVVYRSILIPHVILAVFVPILAIRVFQHAFAGRWDKHRKLATITFPIWLFVSVTGVVIYWMLYRWN, via the coding sequence ATGGACGTCGTTGTTGGGGGCTTCGGACAGGTTGTGATTCCCAGTGTCGGAGAAAACCTGAAGCCCGGATTCGAAGTGGCACACAGTAATCGTGTTGTTCTGGTCAACGAAGATTGCATTCCCGTGGCCACATTTCTGGCAACTCGCGAAGAGGACATGGTTCAGCTGCGCCGCATTCTGGAAGGAAAGAAACCATTTCCGGAACCTTCTTCCATTTCTGGTATCACGATTGGTTCCCCTCAGGCTCCCATCAATCTGGAAATTCGAAAGGCCGACTCAAATCCGGAATCGGCAACAGATTCGGTTGCGGAAACACCAGCAGAAGAGGACGCGAACGCTGTCGAGGCATCGGAGCAAAAAGAGAGCGACGAGACCCCGGAAGGGCAAACCTCTCTGCTTCGTTCTTCCCGCAGGGATTGGGACGTTCCGCGGGACGCTATCCTGACTGCCGTGTGGCTTCAGGATCCTGCTCAGGATGCGGTACTGTCATCAGATTCAAATCCTGACACGTCCGCGACCAATGAACACAGTTTCAATCAAACGGATCCTGAACCGACGGACGACGGGGGGCCTCCCACAAAGTCTGTCGAATCCAATAACGACCGCATCACTCGTCTCATGCCGGCATGGGCAGCCGCTCTGCCCGACATCAACGCGGGTCTGAACCTCGCTAGTACGGTACTTTTGCTCAGTGGTTTCGTGAGCATCAAGAGAAAAAACCAGACTTTGCACCGCAATCTGATGATCAGCGCGTTTGTCCTTTCAGTCGCTTTTCTGGGTTTTTACCTGACATATCACTACGCTCTGGGCAAATATACGGAAACCTACGGTCGTCAATTCGTGGGCTCTGAGATGGCTCGCGTGGTCTACCGTTCGATTCTGATTCCGCACGTGATTCTCGCAGTCTTCGTGCCGATTCTTGCAATTCGTGTTTTTCAGCATGCGTTCGCAGGACGATGGGATAAACATCGTAAACTTGCAACAATCACGTTCCCAATTTGGTTATTCGTCTCTGTCACCGGCGTTGTCATCTACTGGATGCTTTACCGCTGGAATTGA